TTGAGCTTGCACAGATAGCCGACCGCCCCCGCCTGGAAGCAGCGCTCCACCAGCGGCATGTCACGGAAGGCCGAGAGCACGAGCGAGCGCGTGTTCGGATACTGGTCGCGCAGCTTCTCCACCAGCTCCAGGCCGTTGCCTACCTCCTCGGTATCCGAGCGCTCGAGCCGGAGGTCGACGATCGCCACGTCCGGCGCCTGCTGCTGGAGCTGCGCGAGGAAGCCCTCCACGTCCGCACCGCGCGCGACCACTTCCATCCCAGAGCTCTCGAACAGAGCGATCAAGCTCTCCCGGAAGACGCGCTGATCCTCCAGGATTCCCACTCGAATCCGTTCCGTCGGCACGAGGAACTCCTTTCCCGCGGACATCCCACCCGCACACCCATGCATGACCAGCGGAGTCTAGTCGTGCAATGGAAGAGGAGCCTTTCCATGCCCCGGTACTGTCCGCCAGGCGGCATTGCAACCGCCTCTCGGGGACCACCCGGACCTGGGAAGCATGCGGGATGAACAGGGGAAGCGAGCGGGCTCATACCGGGAGCGAGGGGGGCAAGCAGACGGACACGCGCACGCGGCCGATCTGCTCCACTCGCACCTGCCGCCTGTCGGGCAGCAG
This is a stretch of genomic DNA from Archangium violaceum. It encodes these proteins:
- a CDS encoding response regulator transcription factor; this encodes MPTERIRVGILEDQRVFRESLIALFESSGMEVVARGADVEGFLAQLQQQAPDVAIVDLRLERSDTEEVGNGLELVEKLRDQYPNTRSLVLSAFRDMPLVERCFQAGAVGYLCKLNVGCDEVLAAVEQVARGEWLVPPEFVVPATRSPERDARAALLGRITEREREVLTLVAAGTDNLQISARLGITERTVKAHVSNLYRKLGVQNRVEMAMVACQLGLARPADAQHA